Genomic segment of Ammospiza nelsoni isolate bAmmNel1 chromosome 2, bAmmNel1.pri, whole genome shotgun sequence:
CCGTTGGCATAGACGGGGCGGGCACTCGTGCTCCCTGAGCGGGAGAAGGGGGGCTGGTGAGCATCGTTGCTGTTGCTGAAGCGGGTGAAGGAGTCTGTGGCGTGGTTGGCTTTAGGGTCGTTCCAGTAGCGGCTGTTGTAGGTGTTGGAGGAGGTGAGGGTGTCGTTCTCTGATGAGGACGCATCAGCGTGGAATGTCTTTGTGGCAGAGGAGCATTTGGGTGGCAGTTCATCCTCTCTGGGAAGAAGAAGATGTGAGGGCATAAGGAGGACACTGGCCCACTTGTCCAACACCCCCACCCTTAACTACCATGCTGGGGTCATCGATCCAAGCACCAATGTGAATCAGCATTGCTCCTTGGCCTGTTCACTTGTCCTTCTCTGCGGGACCTACCTATGTGTAGGTCCTGTGTGCTTCCGGTGCCAAATTTGCCACTGAGGCAAATGACCCATGCTCAAAGAAAGTCAGGCAGTGCCAGACAGTGATAGCTGTGACTGTAACCTCTGTGACTGGAGAATATCACAGCTGTATCTCCACAGTTTTTTAGCTATCACTGCTGGCAGTGATAGCAGTATCTGGCATTATGGGTCAGAATTCCCACCACATCACTCTCCTACAGAGCTAACAACATGAAGTCCCATCCCTCTTGCTGGCAGAAGGATTAAAGACATTAGAGGcaatactgaaaagaaaatgtattgtTACTATCTTTCATTTTCTCCCTCCATTTTCTGGATATATATGGGCATCTGACCTGGGGGAACACACCCAGGATTAACAAAAAGGAGGTTTCCAATTTCACTCCTGTCAGCTACAGCTTTTGCTTGGAGGTCCCCCATCACCAGCTTTCCCTGACCCTTACCTTATCTCATTGGgaatttcctcctcttcttcttctttgtgtttatttttccagtaaaaCAGTGCTACAGCCACCAAAACAATGCAAACAACGAGCACAACGGCACCGGTGGCCACCGCTCCTGCAATCAGGCCGATACTCCGTGGGTGAGCTGTGGAGATGATTGAACAGAGCATGAAGAAGAAATCAGGGATGGGCTGTGGCCATCTGTAAGCACATGAAACTGCGTGGCTTGGGAGGGGAGAGAGGCAATGTTCCCATTCCAGGGCATGATTGTCTTCTGATGGAGAGGCATGTGGTAGCTCACAGCAAACATGGTTACACACCTTACTGTCACAAGACAGAAACAGGTGGCCAAGCCTCCCCTGGCAAAATACTTACGTGCAATGACTTGCAGGTCCAGAAGGCAAGTGCTGGTTCCAATGGCATTTGAAGCCACACATTGGTAAAGACCTGAGGACACAGTGCTGATATTTCGGAGAGTGACAGTGCCCTGGACTTGGTCTagtcagagagaaaagaaggattTAAATCCCTCCCCCGCTTGAGGAAAACCATGAAAAGGCAAAGCCAGTAAATAGAGAATTTTGGTGTGAGACTATtaagagagaaataaattagGAAATAACCTTTAGATGGAAGCATTGTGcgtgcacatacacacacagagacaagATTAGGCCTTAAGGAGCTTACACTACatgtttccttctcttcttaTAGAGGAATTTCTGCAGATGAAAGCTTGGGACTCTCAGCATTGTGTAAGAATGGGGAAGAAAGAGATGCAAAATTACCTATACCCAGATCTACTTGTTGAATTCAGTCTTGCTCTGCAGAACCCCTACTCTCCCATCTCTGGGCTCCccatctcctgctctgccaaTATTCCTCATTCCTGAATTACATGAAACTGAAAGGTGGCATATTCTTAAAATACAGCAAGATAAAGGGCAAAAGTACAGCTGTCAGTATTTGATCAGGACACCTAGGCTAAGAAAACCTAAGAGTGGGACTTGAGGCTGGGAAACACCAGTTTGATCAGAGCCCTGCTTCTCTATGCATCTGAAAAGCATCTCTGGCAGTAATTTATTGGAGAACTGTGGCATCAGTTCCTCATGGAGAACTGTGAGAAGCTGGCTGTATTTCCCCAGGATGATTCTGCCTCTCTTTTACCCACTTCCATTCTATAAGCCTTTCATTTGGTTTAAAATGCAGGTGGGTTGGCAGCTGAAATTTCCAGCCACATGCCAAAATCTAGAAATCACACTCTCTCTCTTCCATTCGACCTAATCCTTGTTTTTCAATGGGGAACATGTTTCTGGAccagaaaaacccacaaaaattgAAGTGGCCTCTGGAGGGTACCCCGTCCACCGTGGGCTTTAGGAATCTTCGTTCCAATAAAGGGACCATGCAAATGATGGCAGACGCTCAGTGAGCCATGCCACCTCTGGTAGCTCAGACaaggggcagcccaggctgccaccTGGGAAATAAGAGGATAATCAACAGAATGAGCACCTTGTGTGGCAGTTGGGGGCAACTTGGGGACATTGTCCAGTTTCTCCCAGAGGTATGTTGGCCGGGGGATGCCTTCTTCTGAGCTGCAGGTCAGTGTGATATCGCTGCCCACGTCCAGGGACCCCTGGATTCTGCAAAGCGGGGCAGAAGGAGGAACTGCGAGAGAAGAGGGGAAGGTGATAGCAAATCAGGAAATGTGACCAAACAGCGGAATGCAGGCTCACTCTGGACATGTGCTGCTGGGGAAAGCAAGGACAGTGGCATGAGCTGTCAAGAGGACAAAGAAGGAGGCAGCAGACAAGAACTCGTTATGGTTTGGGGGGAGACAATTCACACAAAGATTCCTGACCCACCAGCCCATCGGGGTTACAGACTACTGCTGACTTTCACAGGACCCAGTTCTCTTAGACCTCTCCCTTGAAAAAAAGGTGAATATTTCTGTCTTTGAGATAGCAAGGATGGTGAAAGTTAACAGAACTATAGACAAATTTACTGTgatttggttttgctttcataTCCCTATAATGGCATGCACTTTGGAGTATTTAGCATCAATGGGCGCATTCAGAACTAACAGCTTTCATGGAAAGGAAGCAAAGATATAAAGTCATTCTCTCCTCCTGTTGCTATGCACCAAACCCCTTACGCTCCATTCAGCCCTCTGGGATGCCCTCGTATTTTATTCCTGCTACTTTGCAACTCCATATCACAATACCACCCAAAAAATTTCTCTCCACCacattttaaaacttcattACACACTGCCTGCATATGAAGACTATGTGCCCTACAAACTCCCACAGTATCCATAAGGCAGCCCATTCCTCACCACAGGATGTCTGTGGGCTCAAAGGCACACAGTACTGTGTTGCTCATGATGCACTGTCATGCACAGAGGTCCCCTTGTCCCTGCccctccccccttccccccaTAATACCAATAAACACACCCAAGACAGTAAGTCCAATGACTCCAATATTCCTGACGCCTCGGTCGGGAAGATTGTTGACCAAACACTGGTAGGTGCCAGTATCCGACAGCTGAGTGTTGTTGATGAAGATGGAGGCACTGGTGGTTGGCATTGTCACAGCAAACCCCACTCGCCCATAGAACTGGGGTGCACCACCAAAGATCTGACCCCCTTGGTAGAGAATAACctgcaaaagaaaggaaggCTCAAACAAcactctgcaggagctgagcaaggAGGAAGAACAGCAAGCATAACATGGGCTTCCAAAGCCAAAAGGACCAGTTAGTAAAATGTCTCTGAATAAGCAAACCTCAATATACATCCTAGcaatggttttttttccaaaacaggaACACACTCTGTAGCCCATTTTATGTCAGTAAAAATGTTCATAACAGACCAGAAAGATACCCAAATCTTCTGGTGTAGCTGGATTGGCAATACCAGCCTCCTTCATATGGTAGTCATTACCTGCCTGGACAGGATCAATGTACAGAAGCAGAGGCTCTCAGCAGGTCAGTGAATACTTTGAAGAAAAGCATCTGTGGACAGTATCATTTTGAGTCTCCATCAGTAAGATCCTGCCATGATTTGACACTGTTTACTGAAGGACTTTGGGATGAGCTGGATGACAGGCAGTGCAACCTTTGAACCTGCACAGCCTCCGCCAGTCAGACTGTGCTCAGACCAAGTCCCTGAGGAGCAAGATTTCTTCAGTGCAGGTTCTCACACTGAATACAAAATGTGATCAGGGCAGTGTGACCCAAGatttatttcagagaaaaggCGTTCTTCTGTTGTCAGAGTATGTGGGCAAAAAACAGACCAGCAAATCTCAGGTTATGATTCCTGTGCCCACCATTATATACTCTCATTTGCTAGTATTCATAAGAATGGACTTGCAAAAGCTACAGGCAGTGAAAAAATAAGAAGGGAAGTAAAAGAGACAATGAGTCTATGAGAAGTTATGTGTTAGAGAACATTTTACATAGATTTCACAAGTTAAAACTGCAGCTACTCCCAGGCCCTCCAAATTCCATATCCAGTACACCAAAACCTGGATTACATTTCCTGTGCTATTTTGAGCACACATACTACCAGAGGCCCAGGGCAGCAATACAGTATCACATACACTTGCCCCAGCTGCATATCCAGGCAAGGACACAATGTGCATCTGTTAACAAAACGTTGAAGAAAACAGATTCATGTGATACCCAGAGAGCACATTCAGCAGTTAAAGGACAGTGAAGTTCTGGGACCACCGTGGACTCAGCATTGTAGAGGGCCTACATCCAGAATATGGTGGGGAGCAGGAAAGCCCCAAGGAAGTACCTGCTCCTGTAAGAAAAGACCTACCTGTTGGGGCTGGTTGGCGTTGGAAAGAGGAATGACCATCCAGATGACATTAAGGTTAGTGAGAGCAGCGTTAGTGGTGAAGGTGCAGGGCAACACTGCTGTCTGGCCTCGGGCAACCTGGATACTCCCTGAGCTGACTGACACCTCCAGGGCACACACCAGACCTGGAAAGAGAGGGACACACAATTCAAGCATTTCAGGAGAAGGACACACAGTTCAAAGCACTGCAGATGGTCCCATACACTTGCAGGTCACAACTCAGTATCCCATTCCTACACAACTGTACCCTACTATATCTGTCTAAAAGGAATTATATTCCTTCTTCACAGATCATTCTGCTCTCATGCAGACATTTTTTACAGACAAATGTAGATATGTGGTCCTTTTAATTGTGGGTACTCTAGTTTCAGAGCCTCTGACAACAgcagtggttttttttggcaACAGGTAAAGGGCTATAAGAACAACCAAGCTGTCTCTAAGAGAAAGAGATATGTTTTCAAACCCATCATTCTTAGTGATACCCAACACCAgggaatgagaaaaagaaactgcaatATTAACCAAGAAATACAGTTCTCCTCCAACTTCTATGCTTCATAAAGTACAGCAAGACCAGATGtattttaacaatatttttaatttaaagggTTAAAAGTTGAACTATTTTCCAGTCCAGTCCTTTCTATTTAGGTGATGAAAAATTACTATTGCTACTGGAAGATCTCGTcaaatctcatttattttccagaatttcTACCATCCACTTCTTTGCATTCCACATAGACTGCACAAAGATGAAAGCCTGATAAGCACCAGCTTCCCCGTACAACAGCTCAAGGCTGCCATTTTAAGACTGCAAGTCACACAGGGAAATACCTCTGTTCCTACCACCAAAATCTTGTCAAATGAAACTAACCAAGGGGTCTCCACCACCACTTCAAGTTGCACTAAAATGCTGTAAACCATTTTTCTccacaaaatcaaaatattgaCTATAAAAAGGTATATCTCTCTATGACAGCTCACCATTTTCTTGTTCAAAGCACGTGGGAGGGTGCTGGAGAAGAAGGCAAGGAGTTTTCAAGCTCCAAGGCAACAGCAGAATACTGCTAGCATCCAGGTGCTGTCTTCAGACCAGCCTATTCTCTTGCTGAACCCAGGAAGGGCTGCCTGAAAAATTTCTATCTTCTGCCAAGAGACAGTGGTTTGCTGAAGGTGAAATGCTTCATGAGAAGAGTTTTCTATCTGAACTACCAAGATATCAAATAGGCTGATGTCTGAGGAAAAGGTGAGTGTCCCCACATGCTTGTCTGCTGAAATCCTTCCCAGACTGCCTAATGTAGAAATGCAGCACCAGAGCCTGGAAGTGCTGAGCTTCAGATGCTGGGAACCCAAAGATTCTAGCACCTGAACAGCCTTCCATGTGTTCTGGTGTTTGAAGTGACTGCTCCAGAGTTGCACTACTCCAGGACTTGGCAAATACTCAGCTGCCTCTTCCAAACTTCCATTCCTCCATCCACATCTCCTACCTTCAAAGCCCCACATAGTTCAGGGAGGCTCAGAAATGCTCCAGAACACAGTCAGATAAAATTTCACTCTAACCTCTTCAAGTGAAGTTCACAAGTTTCTTACTTTGTGGGGAAAAAGCACCCCGAGTCTGACTTTCCTCATTGTCTTGGGACATACTTAAAAATACGGAATGTTTTGGAAACCCCTAGGGAAACAGTTACTCTCCAGTACTAACATCTCAGAGATTTAGGTGGCAGATAAGAAACAGCTGGTGGAACCTTAATCCATCAATCTCCTATGCAAGTCTGTCAGTAGCAAGCAGAAGTAAATAACTGGAAGAGCCAGGAAGAAGCATCACCTTTATCACAAGGCATCTGCCTTCcagctgtgtctgtgggcaACAGGCTGGGAATGGATTTGGACTCCTCATTTTCTTATGGCTAGCAAGGCAGTGGCAGTAGCCCAAAGCCCGGAAGTGATCCATGTCAACTTTGGAGATCTCTCTTGCTGAATGTGACTCCAGCAAGGAATTGtcttttctgcaggctgaaatTTGAAGGCTGTCTTGCCATGACTACTCATCCAGTCTAGCATCATGAATGTGCTAACCAGTGTGCAGGGAGTCACAATGGTTTGAACATCTATTGGATTGACCTCCCTCTCTGACATGGTGCGGGAAGTTCTTCTGTTATGTTGAGTGTAGATTTAATGAGATCCTCTCcatgagaagaaaagaaactacTCATGCAATTTGGAACAACACTGTGTGTTTTTCAGTCTCATTCCTTATCCCTTCCACTTTACCTTCcataaaaaacccacacattCCAATCCTTGTCATTCAGAAAAAGTACTACATAAGTGTGAGTGTTCCAATTTACTGGAAAAGTCAGACTTTGCAGTTTGCTTTGCAGGATTAGTTATATCAATCACTCAGTCATCAAGATGATGAGGTTTTCTAATCACCCTCTTCCTACTCCTAATATTTATTATTAGTTGATTGTAAACATCCTGCAGAATAATAAAAACACTAAAATAGAACACGCATAATTTATTCaccataaaaatactttttgctACATTTGAGAACTTCGCAATGTACTCATGAGCAAttttaaagatgaaagaaaacacatattCACTTTTCCCTGCCAGTACCCCACTCTTATGCTGCAACACCCTACAGCCCACAttatctccttttcctttcaaggCACCACAGCATCCCTTTTACTTTGAATGCCATGGAGCAGGGAAGCACTAAGGAGTAGCTGAGATCTCCGTTCATTTCTCTTGTCAAGGGGAGCTGCTTTGAACCTGGCCTGCATGATGAGCAAAACCCCCCACCACCACACTGTCCTATCTCTGCCTTGTTAAACCACCAGGCAAGCCAGCTCCTCAGGCTTGCCTTTacctcaggcagcccagggcaTGCAAACTGCTCCTTGGCCCTTTTTTGGCTCTTTTGGAATACAAGGCAGGTGGCACTTAGGACTCATTTTGTTAAGCTGAATGGCACCTGCAGGGCTACAGCTGgggaaacacacacacagccacttCTGACAAGGAAGACTGAACAAGGCATGAGGAAAGGTAGGCAAACTCCTCCTCCAGCATCATGAACAGGGAGGTAGGGTGGTATGTTagcacagcactgggcaggCAGTACTGTAACATGACTCCTTTCTCAGTGAGACAGCTGAAAGAGCAAAGACCAAACCCTCTTCAGAAGCTGCACCATCTCAAGACTATCAGAAAATGTAACATTTACACATGCACTTGTCCATCTATGCAAGTATCTTTGTGACTGCATTCTTCCACACGTTTAACAGTCGTGGCCCAAAACACAGATGGATGCACACAAAGTCACACACACTTAAAAACCTGTCTGCCCAGGGTGACACCAACTAGGAAAACTCAACCAAATGATTAGTgtttaaacatttcaaaattggGCATTGCAAAAATGTGGGTTTGTATTAATGCAagaggagggaggcagaggagagaggggaaaagagatTTCAAATTTAGCATATCTGTTGGGATAAGTATTTTACAATGCAGCCTAAGGAATGAGGACTTCAATTCCCTTGAGTAGatataaatgcaaatatagatatatgcacacacatacagCCTACTAAGTCAAATTACACATAAGAGGTCAGAAAAATCAAGCAAAGGATGTTGTAAGAAGTCTCCTTCTGCAAAGTTACACAATCCAGGTATTTTCTAAGCATTTAGAAGTTTAATGACTTCAGAGAGACAAAGAATCGATCACCACCGAATCATCTCTCGGAATTGGATTACAATGGCCATTACACCCTCTCTTGTGACTGCAGTCGCCTCCTTACTTAGTAATTAAGCAGCCCTGTAAGCAGCATGCCCAGAGGATGAGCAGGGTACACCACTGTCAGCAGAAAGAGGAATGGGCCCTTCCTGTACGTAGGACACTTTGATCTTGGCTTGATTCAGCAAACAGCGTTCTCCTTTGATCCTGAGGCAGCAAGCTCCCATCACTAATTAGAAGGGATGCTCCATTTTTCTGTCCCCTATCAGCAAACCAGTCAGCAGAAGAATGTTTTGGCTGCAGAGGCTCTTTCagaatttcttcacatttttaGGCTCAAGTAATTATTCTGGCAACAGAACTGATTCCATTTTTGATGGCTCgctgctgttgctgcttttccaagtagctgcttttccagctccctccctgctaAGCATGGAGGAGTCTATGTAGGTAATTTATACATCATGACACAAGCACATAGGACACAGTCCCACAGCACACATTGCCCTCCCTGGTGGGTGTAAGGAGGAGTCAGATGCTGCCATGTTTTCTAGCTGCCCTAGAGGGGTTGCAAGTTTCACAGAGCCTTCAGAATATACCAGATACAGTGAAACTGAAAGACATGGGCAAATCTAAGCACTTTGACTCATTCTAAGTTGGTAAAAAACATTCCCAGTTCCCACTCACTGCCACACCTTTCCTCCAGAGATCACCAGCAGAATCAGCACTTGCTAGCACTTGCTAGCAGCAAACTCCTGATACCAAAGGTAGAGACTAGAGTACAGGTTcactctgcagtgctggcaagccagggaaagaaatggccaggggaggaaggagggaagaaggTGTGAAAGGGATGAAAGAAACCCTCAGCTGTGTGCATTCTGCATCTCCAGACCTCAAGGGAAAATGTGCAGGAATATGTGTCACTGTGGGGAAAATGAGAATAAAGCTTCAAGCTGATTCAGCTTGCATAGGaaacccagggaatggctggaatggctcctgcctgtcccagcgCAATTAGCAATCCTGCTGCCACATGCTGGGGAAGATACCTTTGGCAGTATGACATTTTGGGTCCCTTGTTAGAGAGGCACAGATGAGGTCACACAGAAGTTTGCAGAATAGGGTAGAAGCACAGTGTTCCATCTGGCAACCGCAGGCAATGGAGGGAGAAACTGCAGAGCAGTCTTTTTCCTGAGATGAAAGGAAAAGACAAGTTGCTGTGCCTTTTGCCTGGCTCACATCTCTGAGTCTGGGACCAAAGCTACCCCCTGTGCTAAAGAAGAGAAATGTCTTCCACCCTGAATGAGCTGAGGTACACTGCCAAGCCAacacactgagcagcagcaaaacctACAGCCCAGGAAGGAGTGACtcacagcaggaggaggcaggaacAGAAGCAGGCAGTACACCTGCCGTAGGACCTGCCTCTGCAGCAAACACTCAAAAGCCCTTGAAAGTGCATGGCTTGCAGttgcaaacacagaaaacataGAAATTATCCAGCATGATATGACAGCATCCAAACTGGCTGCTCAACAAGATGCTTGAATACTGGTCTTGCCCATCCTCACCAGGGACTGTGTATCCTGCTTCATTCTGGATGTGGTACACTTGCTAGTTCAGAGTCTATCTAACCAAACACAGTATTTACCCAACCTAATGTCTGGAGGCAGCTTGCAGTAGACTCCACCCTGCTTGGGTAACCAACATCACCAAGCACTGCAATGGAGCATAGATCTGAGCTTATGCCTAGCTAGACTATTTCCAGTTCATTAAGGAAATTCTACCATGGAAAAACTTCCAGGTTCCAAAGTCATTCTGCAGGGCAGGTATCTGGGACAGATTCACACTGTCATAGTAGACTGCATCCTGGGTCCAAGGTGCCCTAGCACAAATTTTCCTGGGAAGGATGCTTGGTAGAAACCTCCTTGGAACAATAATAGTGGGAGAAATAGAGTGAGGAAGGAAGGGCTCCAGCAAACAATACCCCCCTCTGCCAGCTCACAGCAAGGGGACAAAGTTTGGTCCAGACATTCTTAGGGGGATTGCTTCTGTGCCCCAGTTTAAGGGCACATGTTATGCAAGTGTCTGACAGGTCTAGCAATGGGATAGTAACCTGTGGGAGACAATGGAACAGTGTATAaggcaaaataatttccaacattttccttcctatctttgctggctctgcaggactgactgGAGGACATAGCAGGAAAACCATCCCATCTAGCATGGTTTAGAGCAAGGTCTCTGTAAAACAggtattaaaactatactgatACTAACTTTTCCTCTGAGATGTTTGTAGTGTTAGCATTCCTGTTAAATGCAGATCAATAGGCACCTTTATCCCTGGAGAAACCATCAGACACAGCTGGTGGTATCAAGTCATTCCCTCAGCATGGAGCTTCCCAAGTGAAAAGATCCATTTTACACTAGTAAGAGTAATCTCAGGATTACTGCCCAACCTGTAGGATATGCAGGCTAGCAGACACTAATCCATGGAGAAAACACATTGTCAGGGTCTTGAAGTTGAGCCCTGCAGTGTTTCTTGCCAAGAACTGGACTAGCTGCTCAGTACCTCTGGAACTGTGCTGATCACACTGACCCTTCTTGCTTGCCATTTATAACCTGAACTAGACAGAAAACTAACAGGGGAAAATTCCTGCTGACCCACTCTACTCTGGCATCAGGTGCTGACTGGGGAGCAGCAGTCACTACCACCCCTGCCATCTTCTCTTTTGGAAATAAGTCTTTCTCTGCAGGCTAGTTGGGAGGAAGATTTCAAGCAACTGACTGATTGGGATGACATAGAGCATATCTCCCTGTGCTGACCTCCCCAGTCTGCAGCTATAGACAGGATGAAAAATGGACTCAATGACCAAAACAAAAATGGCAGAAAAGCTTTCAGCTGCACATACTTCCAGAATGGTGTCAGTTCCCTTCCATGTCCTTGTCAGAGGAGCTGGATCAGCTGGTGCAGGGGTGGGAAAGGGGCTCTCATGACATACTGAGGAATTTgattctttccctctttctgaCACAGACTGCCTGGATCCTGCTGAGCAAGCCAGACAGCTTCAGGTATCTTCAGAGGGTCCCCATTAGTGCGAGATCCTCATGTGCTCAGGTTTAGGCCTCAATTTTAGCCTTGATTAGCTGAACTGCTGAGTACTCAAATCTACTAGGGAAATCAagaggggctgtgctctccAGGTAGCAGAGTTCACATGATGCTAAGCTCCCTAAGCACCTGAACTGTGCTTTTCCAATAGATCTTAATGCTTCTGTTTAATTAGTCACAGACTTGAAATGTAGAAGAAGTTTTTGAACAGTGAGGAGAATATAGTGTTAGAGCAACTTCTTGGCATGTGCTAAGTGGGAACAAGAACTCAAATCTGGTTTAGAGACGCAGCCTCCATGGCGCCAATGACTCAAATGCTCCTTCCCAGTCCTGGATTCCTGCTGTGATCCCAGTACAGGCTTCTCTTACATGCTTCTATCAAGCCTTGCTAAagctgccaggagagctgccACCTTTGCAGCTCCAGCAAGCTGGGATAGATGCAAGGCTTGCATCTATCTCTGCTGCCTTGCATGCAATATGTGTGCAAGTTAGAGGCAGAAAAACAACTGCATTGTATTATAGCAAgattataaaaatacaaaagaacacTGAGAGGAACAGAAATAGCATCTACAATGACATTAGCTAGGATGAAACTAATCAATGGCTGTGCACAGGGCATCCGTTAATCCCCTTTCCATGGTGTAGTGTTGCACTATTAAGTACATTATGGGAAGTTTAACACTTCCCCCAGATGCATGCGGCACTGGCTGGAAACAGAAACTGCTGCCATCTGAGCTGGCAGTCCTTGAATTCACAGCATTTGCAGAGGACTCAAGGAGCAGCTGCACTTCAgaggttgggggttttttgctgtAGCAGATGAGCAAGGCCAGAGGGGACTCAGGGGGGAACAGGAACTCAAGAGCTCACTCATTTCTTCCCAAAATTGAGAGTGGAGGGGTGGGTAAGGCTAATTCAGCCCACTCTGTATGACCATTTGGTGTCAATTTTGTCCATCCCTGGCTGTGTTTAGAATCAGAGTCATCAATGACTCATACCCTAGGACTCAGGTGGGCAAATCAGGAGCAGGCAATCTGTCTACAGAAGATAGCTGAAGGCCACACAAGGCAGGTTACCCAAGGTACAAACAGAGTGGTGCATCCTTGCAACAGGATGCCAGTCATTTCCCTCTCCTCAGGTCCTTCAGAGATGCCTGAAACACTATTTTCCAAATAGCAGGCACagacaagaaggaaagcaaGAGTTTAATTTGGCACAAAAAGTTATTTGCCTATTCTTTGTCTTTCAGAAAACTAAGACTGGAAAATACAGTTCTTTTTCCTTCACCCCCCTACTCCTGTGATAGATCAGCTCTGGGGAATCCTGCTGCAGTAACTTAAGATGTTGTCATCCTCTGTTGTTTGCCTTGTTGCTGAACACAAGGTTATTGCCCCAAAGCCAGCATAAGCTGAAAAGAAGCAGTTCCTCTGCCTCACAGCTAGGCATTAAGTAGCATAACCTGCTTAGGAAGGTATGGGCACATTCTAAGTTCTTTTGCCGTAAGAGGGGGAAGCTGTACTGCAGACACACTGTCCTGTTCTGCTCACTGCTACAGCAGAGGCATCATCCTACAGTAATGGATGTCTAGGAGTGGGAACATTTTAAATGACCACAGTCAGTTACTTTAGCCCAAGTGACTTGGGGATGCAAGCTTATCAAATGTTCCTATAAGTACATTTAAGGTAAGAAGCTCAGCTTGAGTTTGCAAAAAGCCTGCAGcaacagctctgagctgcagacTTACCCATTCATCTAGCTGGGATGCCAACATACACCTCTCACTTCCCTCCTCTTAATTATCTTACTGCTTGTCACAGCACAACAGAAATGAAATTCACCTTTTACACAAAGATTGGTATCTGTGTTTccagaaagagggaaaatgcaCGGAGCTGACTGAGAACAGTGAAGATACACATTGGCTTAATTTTCATGAAGCAGGTTgcaaaacctccctgaagccagCTCTTAACATTTGGGAAGCTCCACCATG
This window contains:
- the IGSF11 gene encoding immunoglobulin superfamily member 11 isoform X1; the protein is MTRRRPGGGGRWVPAALAALLALRGLVCALEVSVSSGSIQVARGQTAVLPCTFTTNAALTNLNVIWMVIPLSNANQPQQVILYQGGQIFGGAPQFYGRVGFAVTMPTTSASIFINNTQLSDTGTYQCLVNNLPDRGVRNIGVIGLTVLVPPSAPLCRIQGSLDVGSDITLTCSSEEGIPRPTYLWEKLDNVPKLPPTATQDQVQGTVTLRNISTVSSGLYQCVASNAIGTSTCLLDLQVIAPHPRSIGLIAGAVATGAVVLVVCIVLVAVALFYWKNKHKEEEEEEIPNEIREDELPPKCSSATKTFHADASSSENDTLTSSNTYNSRYWNDPKANHATDSFTRFSNSNDAHQPPFSRSGSTSARPVYANGGHPSPAPPKTLVVTASTAPSPQEVIRSNGSVGRKPRLPHTRSYAVSQATLERIGAVPVMVPAQSRAGSLV
- the IGSF11 gene encoding immunoglobulin superfamily member 11 isoform X2 — its product is MVIPLSNANQPQQVILYQGGQIFGGAPQFYGRVGFAVTMPTTSASIFINNTQLSDTGTYQCLVNNLPDRGVRNIGVIGLTVLVPPSAPLCRIQGSLDVGSDITLTCSSEEGIPRPTYLWEKLDNVPKLPPTATQDQVQGTVTLRNISTVSSGLYQCVASNAIGTSTCLLDLQVIAPHPRSIGLIAGAVATGAVVLVVCIVLVAVALFYWKNKHKEEEEEEIPNEIREDELPPKCSSATKTFHADASSSENDTLTSSNTYNSRYWNDPKANHATDSFTRFSNSNDAHQPPFSRSGSTSARPVYANGGHPSPAPPKTLVVTASTAPSPQEVIRSNGSVGRKPRLPHTRSYAVSQATLERIGAVPVMVPAQSRAGSLV